A stretch of the Tardiphaga sp. 709 genome encodes the following:
- a CDS encoding tRNA (cytidine(34)-2'-O)-methyltransferase, producing the protein MRIALYQPDIPQNTGTILRLCACLDVEAHIIEPAGFPTSDRHFRRAGMDYLDQVSIVRHDSWRHFEDWRREAGHRLALFTTKGAEPYLDHRYSDDEILLFGRESAGVPEDVAAAADSRVVIPMRESLRSINLAMTVAMALGEALRQTRG; encoded by the coding sequence GTGCGTATCGCCCTTTACCAGCCCGACATCCCGCAGAACACCGGCACCATCCTGCGGCTTTGCGCCTGCCTCGACGTCGAGGCGCATATCATCGAGCCGGCGGGCTTTCCGACATCCGACCGGCATTTCCGCCGCGCCGGCATGGATTATCTCGATCAGGTGTCGATCGTCCGGCACGATTCATGGCGACATTTCGAGGACTGGCGCCGCGAGGCCGGTCATCGCCTCGCCCTGTTCACGACCAAGGGCGCTGAGCCCTATCTCGATCATCGCTATTCTGACGATGAGATTCTGCTGTTCGGCCGCGAGAGCGCCGGTGTGCCGGAGGATGTCGCGGCTGCTGCAGACAGCCGCGTTGTTATTCCCATGCGTGAGAGCCTGCGGTCGATCAATCTGGCGATGACGGTGGCCATGGCATTGGGAGAGGCCCTGCGGCAGACGCGCGGCTGA
- a CDS encoding PepSY-associated TM helix domain-containing protein, translating to MRSIFGRLHRWAGLLTAAFLFFSGVTGAVISWDHELDDLLNSKLKDVTTAGPAKPSIELAGLIEQRDPRARVIHMYMTPEKNESLSFFVLPRIDPTTSKRYTLDYNQIFLDPNTGEELGRRYWGAVWPVTRENFVSFLYKLHYTMHIPEFWGSDRWGMRILGVIAIIWTIDCFIGFYLTLPSRKRVKAGAAPAVARELGKGFWARWKPAWMIKTSGSAYRINFDIHRAFSLWTWGLLFIIAFTAFSLNLYFEVFSPLMKKFSDYTPTPYEQREYRHLDSPIEPKMTWAQILERATADGKARGWATPIGSLFYGPAHGVYQVFFFEPGDDHGAAGVGPPSLFYDSEDGRPLGAKLPWVGTAADIFVQMQFPMHSGRILGLPGRILISAMGLVVAVLSVTGVVIWWRKRRARVKVRETTEARSNTRLAPAE from the coding sequence ATGAGATCGATCTTCGGGCGCCTGCATCGCTGGGCTGGACTCCTCACCGCAGCATTTCTGTTCTTCTCGGGCGTCACCGGCGCGGTTATCTCGTGGGATCACGAGCTTGACGATCTCCTCAACAGCAAGCTGAAGGACGTCACCACCGCGGGCCCCGCCAAACCGTCGATCGAACTCGCGGGCCTGATCGAGCAGCGCGATCCGCGCGCGCGTGTAATCCATATGTACATGACGCCGGAAAAGAATGAGTCGCTCTCGTTCTTTGTTCTGCCGCGGATCGATCCCACCACCAGCAAGCGTTACACGCTCGATTACAATCAGATATTCCTCGATCCCAACACCGGCGAAGAACTCGGCCGGCGCTATTGGGGCGCGGTGTGGCCGGTCACGCGCGAGAACTTCGTTTCGTTTCTCTACAAGCTGCACTACACGATGCACATCCCGGAATTCTGGGGCAGCGACCGCTGGGGCATGCGCATCCTCGGCGTCATCGCCATCATCTGGACCATCGATTGCTTCATCGGATTCTACCTGACGCTCCCCTCGCGCAAACGCGTCAAGGCGGGAGCCGCTCCCGCCGTCGCGCGCGAACTCGGCAAGGGGTTCTGGGCGCGCTGGAAGCCGGCCTGGATGATCAAGACCTCGGGCAGCGCCTACCGGATCAATTTCGACATCCACCGCGCCTTCAGCCTGTGGACCTGGGGCTTGCTGTTCATCATCGCCTTCACGGCATTCTCGCTAAACCTCTATTTCGAGGTGTTCTCGCCGCTGATGAAGAAGTTCTCGGACTACACGCCGACGCCTTACGAGCAGCGTGAGTATCGTCACCTCGATAGTCCGATCGAACCCAAGATGACCTGGGCCCAGATTCTCGAGCGCGCCACCGCCGACGGCAAGGCACGCGGCTGGGCCACACCGATCGGCTCGCTGTTCTACGGCCCGGCACACGGCGTGTATCAGGTGTTCTTCTTCGAGCCTGGCGACGATCACGGCGCCGCAGGCGTTGGCCCGCCGTCGCTGTTTTACGACAGCGAAGACGGCCGTCCGCTCGGCGCCAAGCTGCCCTGGGTCGGCACTGCCGCGGACATCTTCGTGCAGATGCAGTTCCCGATGCATTCGGGACGAATACTGGGTTTGCCCGGCCGCATCCTGATTTCTGCGATGGGTCTCGTGGTGGCGGTGCTCTCAGTGACCGGTGTCGTGATCTGGTGGCGCAAGCGTCGCGCCCGCGTGAAGGTACGCGAGACAACGGAAGCACGTTCGAATACGCGACTCGCGCCGGCGGAATAG
- a CDS encoding TonB-dependent siderophore receptor → MIGFVANRSGSATKTDTPIMETPQSISVITSDQIKTQDAQTLTQALRYTAGANGDVNGGSDTRNGGIQIRGFDMTQQGLYLDGLRLPSTPYIHFDSLDPFGASRLEVLKGPSSVMYGGSGPGGILNYVSKLPTARQFGEISVSGGSFDRYQGEFDFGGPANKDGTVLYRLTGLVRDGGTQVDDARDSRVFIAPAVTFKPNEDTTLTVLANYQKEKNGWGLQFLPASGTIYPNAGRIIPVNRNTGEPGFNRYDNEIANVGYLFSHNINDNLTFRQNLRYSWMHNESDSINAGGYLDEAAGLLFRYGGSSVSTINSIAVDNQLEGHFTTGILSHTTLFGIDYRNTTSTDVNTSYSADPLNVFNPVYTNTWTKGALYEDYRVKQSQVGIYAQDQIKLGRLSVQFGGRQDFAKTAYDNHMDGSSTSTDASAFTGRAGVIYNFDSGVAPYYSYSESFLPVLNIANGSLLAPETAHQHEVGIKYQPVGVNAMITLAAFDLTRQNVVRFLPVAPFTAIQTGEVNSRGIELEATATLAAGFNVRAAYSYIDIEVTKDPVNVGKALTTVPMNRLGIWSDYTMQGGLFEGVQVGGGIRYIGDSWADDANTSKVPGATLVDALLAYNQNNYRLALNVTNIADTRYVSSCYSPVYGCFYGDSRKVVAKLTYRW, encoded by the coding sequence GTGATCGGCTTCGTCGCCAATCGCAGCGGCTCCGCTACCAAGACCGACACCCCGATCATGGAAACTCCGCAATCGATCTCGGTGATCACCTCCGACCAGATCAAGACCCAGGACGCACAGACCCTCACTCAGGCGCTGCGCTACACCGCGGGCGCTAATGGCGACGTCAATGGCGGTTCCGACACCCGCAATGGCGGTATTCAGATCCGCGGCTTCGACATGACGCAGCAGGGGCTGTATCTCGATGGCCTGCGGCTACCCAGCACGCCCTATATCCATTTCGACAGCCTCGATCCCTTCGGCGCGTCTCGTCTCGAAGTGCTGAAAGGGCCGTCCTCGGTGATGTATGGCGGCAGCGGGCCGGGCGGCATCCTCAACTATGTCAGCAAGCTGCCGACCGCCCGGCAGTTCGGTGAAATCTCGGTATCGGGCGGCAGCTTCGATCGCTATCAGGGCGAGTTCGATTTTGGCGGTCCCGCCAACAAGGACGGCACGGTGCTCTATCGCCTGACCGGCCTGGTCCGTGACGGCGGCACGCAGGTCGATGACGCCAGGGACAGCCGCGTCTTCATCGCGCCGGCCGTCACCTTCAAGCCGAACGAAGACACCACACTCACAGTGCTGGCGAATTATCAGAAGGAAAAGAACGGCTGGGGTCTGCAGTTCCTGCCGGCATCCGGCACGATCTATCCGAATGCAGGCCGTATCATTCCGGTGAACCGCAACACCGGCGAACCCGGCTTCAACAGATACGACAACGAGATCGCCAATGTCGGCTATCTCTTCTCACATAACATCAACGACAACCTGACCTTCCGGCAGAACCTGCGCTATTCGTGGATGCATAACGAATCCGACAGCATCAACGCCGGCGGTTATCTCGATGAAGCTGCCGGGCTGCTCTTCCGCTACGGCGGATCATCGGTCTCGACGATCAACTCCATCGCGGTCGACAACCAGCTGGAGGGTCACTTCACCACCGGCATCCTGAGCCACACCACGCTGTTCGGCATCGACTATCGAAACACAACATCGACCGACGTCAACACGAGCTACAGCGCCGATCCCCTCAACGTCTTCAACCCCGTCTACACCAACACCTGGACCAAGGGCGCGCTCTACGAAGACTATCGTGTGAAGCAATCGCAGGTGGGCATCTATGCGCAGGACCAGATCAAGCTCGGTCGTCTTTCGGTCCAGTTCGGTGGCCGGCAGGATTTTGCCAAGACGGCCTACGACAACCACATGGACGGTTCATCGACCTCCACCGACGCCTCGGCCTTCACCGGTCGTGCGGGCGTGATCTACAATTTCGACAGCGGCGTGGCGCCCTACTACAGCTACTCGGAATCTTTCCTGCCGGTGCTTAACATCGCCAATGGCAGCCTGCTGGCGCCGGAAACAGCGCATCAGCATGAGGTCGGCATCAAGTATCAGCCGGTCGGCGTCAATGCGATGATCACGCTCGCCGCCTTCGACCTGACCCGGCAAAATGTCGTTCGCTTCCTGCCTGTTGCGCCGTTCACGGCGATTCAAACGGGCGAGGTCAATTCCCGCGGCATCGAACTGGAAGCCACCGCCACCCTCGCCGCCGGCTTCAACGTCCGCGCCGCCTATTCCTACATCGACATCGAAGTCACCAAGGATCCGGTGAATGTTGGCAAGGCTCTGACCACCGTGCCGATGAATCGCTTGGGCATCTGGAGCGACTACACGATGCAAGGCGGCCTGTTCGAGGGCGTTCAGGTCGGCGGCGGCATTCGCTACATCGGCGATAGCTGGGCCGACGATGCCAACACAAGCAAGGTGCCGGGAGCCACCTTGGTCGACGCGCTGCTGGCCTATAACCAGAATAACTACCGGCTCGCGCTCAACGTCACCAATATTGCGGACACCCGCTATGTTTCATCCTGCTACAGCCCCGTCTATGGCTGCTTCTACGGTGACTCGCGCAAGGTCGTCGCCAAGCTGACCTATCGCTGGTGA
- the petA gene encoding ubiquinol-cytochrome c reductase iron-sulfur subunit produces MTTTSSAEHTRRDFLFVATGAVAAVGAAAAVWPLISQMNPDASTIAAGAPIEVDLAPIAEGQDIKVFWRGKPIYIMNRTKKQVEEARAVPVSSLPDPQTDQARVKEGHDQWLVVIGICTHLGCIPIAHEGAYDGFFCPCHGSVYDTSGRIRQGPAPLNLPIPPYAFVSDTKIKIG; encoded by the coding sequence GTGACGACAACGTCTTCGGCGGAACACACGCGCCGTGATTTCTTGTTCGTGGCCACTGGGGCAGTGGCTGCAGTGGGCGCCGCAGCCGCCGTCTGGCCGCTGATTTCTCAAATGAATCCAGATGCTTCGACCATCGCGGCGGGTGCGCCGATCGAGGTCGATCTGGCCCCCATCGCCGAGGGGCAGGACATTAAGGTGTTCTGGCGCGGCAAGCCGATCTACATCATGAACCGGACCAAGAAGCAGGTCGAAGAGGCGCGCGCCGTTCCGGTGTCGAGCCTGCCCGATCCGCAGACCGATCAGGCCCGCGTCAAGGAAGGCCACGACCAGTGGTTGGTCGTCATCGGCATCTGCACCCATCTGGGCTGCATCCCGATTGCTCACGAAGGCGCTTACGACGGCTTTTTCTGCCCCTGCCACGGCTCGGTCTACGACACTTCGGGCCGCATCCGTCAGGGTCCGGCGCCGCTCAACCTGCCGATCCCGCCTTACGCCTTCGTCTCTGACACCAAGATCAAGATCGGCTGA
- a CDS encoding cytochrome c1 yields the protein MSGPSTYQPTNPALQWIEKRLPIIGLVHSSFIAYPTPRNLNYWWTFGGILSFMLGVQIVTGVILAMHYTPHVDMAFNSVESIVRDVNYGWLLRYLHSNGASMFFIAVYIHMLRGLYYGSYKAPREILWILGVIIYLLMMATGFMGYVLPWGQMSFWGATVITNLFSAIPYVGESIVTLLWGGYSVGNPTLNRFFSLHYLLPFVIAGVVVLHVWALHVAGQNNPAGVEPKTEKDTVPFTPYATIKDGFGMVCFMIFYAWFVFYIPNYLGDPDNYIMANPGVTPAHIVPEWYYLPFYAILRSIPSKLGGVIAMFSAIIVLAFLPWLDTAKTKSSKYRPLAKQFFWMFVVVAVLLGWLGGKPAEGIYIIAGRVLTFCYFAYFLIVLPILSRIETPRAVPNSIADDVLAKYGKKVASAIVALVFTGGLMAGGTQSAKAADEHGGPTPPSLNWSFAGPFGKFDRGALQRGYKVYKEVCSTCHSMSLIHFRNLAEVGGPGFSAAQALAVASEIKVQDGPNDAGDMFERPGRLADPFPKPFPNENAARAANGGAYPPDLSLMAKARNYDRGFPQFVFDFFTQFQEKGPNYIDALLQGYVDPAPKDFQLPPGAYYNKYFPGHAIKMPKPISDDQVTYDDGTPQKVENYAKDVSTFLMWTAEPHLEARKRIGLQVMVFLIIFAFLMYFTKKKVWANAH from the coding sequence ATGAGCGGACCATCGACCTACCAGCCGACCAATCCCGCTTTGCAGTGGATTGAAAAGCGTCTGCCAATCATCGGCCTCGTCCATTCCTCGTTCATTGCCTATCCGACACCGCGTAACCTGAATTACTGGTGGACGTTCGGCGGCATCCTGTCCTTCATGCTCGGCGTGCAGATCGTCACCGGCGTGATCCTGGCGATGCACTATACGCCGCATGTGGACATGGCCTTCAACTCGGTCGAGAGCATCGTTCGCGATGTGAACTACGGCTGGCTGTTGCGTTATCTGCACTCCAACGGCGCATCGATGTTCTTCATCGCCGTCTACATCCACATGCTGCGCGGCCTGTATTACGGGTCGTACAAGGCACCGCGCGAAATCCTCTGGATCCTCGGTGTGATCATCTACCTTCTGATGATGGCGACCGGTTTCATGGGCTACGTGCTGCCGTGGGGCCAGATGAGCTTCTGGGGCGCCACCGTCATCACCAACCTGTTCTCCGCGATTCCCTATGTGGGCGAGAGCATCGTGACCCTGCTGTGGGGTGGCTATTCGGTCGGCAATCCGACGCTGAACCGCTTCTTCTCGCTGCATTACCTTCTGCCCTTCGTGATCGCCGGCGTCGTCGTGCTGCACGTCTGGGCGCTGCATGTCGCCGGTCAGAACAATCCGGCCGGCGTCGAGCCGAAGACCGAGAAGGACACCGTGCCGTTCACGCCCTACGCGACCATCAAGGATGGTTTCGGCATGGTCTGCTTCATGATCTTCTACGCCTGGTTCGTGTTCTACATCCCGAACTATCTCGGCGATCCCGATAACTACATCATGGCCAACCCGGGCGTGACGCCCGCACACATCGTGCCGGAATGGTACTACCTGCCGTTCTACGCCATCCTGCGTTCGATCCCGAGCAAGCTCGGCGGCGTCATCGCGATGTTCTCGGCGATCATCGTGCTGGCCTTCCTGCCTTGGCTCGATACCGCCAAGACCAAGTCGTCGAAGTATCGTCCGCTGGCCAAGCAGTTCTTCTGGATGTTTGTCGTGGTGGCGGTCCTGCTCGGCTGGCTCGGCGGCAAGCCCGCGGAAGGCATCTACATCATTGCCGGCCGTGTCCTGACCTTCTGCTACTTCGCCTACTTCCTGATCGTGCTGCCGATCCTCAGCCGTATCGAAACGCCGCGCGCAGTGCCGAACTCGATCGCTGACGATGTGCTGGCCAAATACGGCAAGAAGGTCGCCTCCGCGATCGTCGCGCTGGTTTTCACCGGTGGTCTGATGGCCGGCGGCACGCAGAGCGCCAAGGCTGCTGACGAGCATGGCGGCCCGACGCCGCCGTCTCTGAACTGGTCATTTGCCGGCCCTTTCGGCAAGTTTGACCGCGGTGCCCTGCAGCGCGGCTACAAGGTCTACAAGGAAGTCTGTTCGACCTGTCACTCGATGAGCCTGATCCACTTCCGCAACCTCGCGGAGGTGGGCGGCCCGGGCTTCTCTGCGGCTCAGGCGCTGGCAGTGGCATCCGAGATCAAGGTGCAGGACGGTCCGAACGACGCCGGCGACATGTTCGAACGTCCTGGTCGTCTCGCGGATCCATTCCCCAAGCCATTCCCGAACGAGAACGCGGCGCGCGCGGCCAATGGCGGCGCCTATCCGCCGGACCTGTCGCTGATGGCCAAGGCCCGCAACTACGACCGCGGCTTCCCGCAATTCGTGTTCGACTTCTTCACCCAGTTCCAAGAGAAGGGCCCGAACTACATCGACGCGCTGCTGCAGGGTTACGTCGATCCAGCTCCGAAGGATTTTCAGCTGCCGCCGGGCGCGTATTACAACAAGTACTTCCCCGGCCACGCTATCAAGATGCCGAAGCCGATCTCCGACGATCAGGTGACCTATGATGACGGCACCCCGCAGAAGGTTGAGAACTACGCCAAGGACGTTTCGACCTTCCTGATGTGGACCGCAGAACCGCATCTCGAGGCCCGCAAGCGTATCGGTTTGCAGGTGATGGTGTTCCTGATCATCTTCGCGTTCCTGATGTATTTCACGAAGAAGAAGGTCTGGGCGAACGCTCACTGA
- a CDS encoding bile acid:sodium symporter family protein encodes MAGAAIDDILLNISPGGQMALGIVLALIMYGVALDLRVADFVDVFRRPAAPLAGLAAQLILLPAVTWAITMVLKPQPSIALGMMVVAACPGGNISNLITHMARGNTALSVSMTGISSLLASVTTPLNILFWAGLNPQTAALLRQVSVDPVSFIGSTVLLLGVPMVAGLLTVRHLPGLADRLRRPLQILSFVFLIGFILAATVTNWRYISVFSTSVLPFVVLHNAIAVALGWGVAKILGLSDYDTRALTIEVSMHNSGLGLALILTQFDGLGGAALVAAGWGVWHLVSGWALAAWWKRRDPHPARIEGAA; translated from the coding sequence ATGGCGGGCGCGGCGATCGACGATATTCTGTTGAACATCAGTCCGGGTGGCCAGATGGCGCTCGGCATCGTGCTGGCGCTGATCATGTATGGCGTCGCGCTCGATCTTCGTGTCGCCGATTTCGTCGACGTGTTTCGGCGTCCGGCGGCGCCGCTCGCGGGGCTCGCCGCGCAACTGATCCTCCTGCCGGCGGTCACATGGGCGATCACCATGGTGTTAAAGCCGCAGCCTTCCATTGCGCTTGGCATGATGGTGGTGGCGGCCTGTCCCGGCGGCAACATCTCCAATCTCATCACCCATATGGCGCGCGGCAACACCGCGCTGTCGGTGTCGATGACCGGCATCTCCAGCCTGCTCGCCTCCGTCACGACGCCGCTGAATATCCTGTTTTGGGCCGGGCTCAATCCGCAAACCGCCGCACTGCTGCGCCAGGTGAGCGTTGATCCCGTCTCGTTTATCGGATCGACCGTGCTGCTGCTCGGCGTGCCGATGGTTGCCGGTCTGCTCACGGTGCGTCATCTGCCGGGGCTGGCCGACCGTCTGCGCCGGCCGCTGCAGATCCTGTCTTTCGTGTTCCTGATCGGATTTATTTTGGCCGCAACCGTCACCAACTGGCGCTACATCTCGGTGTTCTCGACCTCGGTGCTGCCATTCGTCGTGCTGCATAACGCGATCGCCGTCGCGCTCGGCTGGGGCGTCGCGAAGATCCTTGGGCTCAGCGACTACGACACCCGCGCGCTCACCATCGAAGTCAGCATGCATAATTCCGGCCTGGGGCTGGCGCTGATCCTCACGCAATTCGACGGCCTTGGCGGGGCTGCGCTGGTCGCCGCTGGCTGGGGAGTCTGGCACCTCGTCTCCGGCTGGGCGCTGGCGGCCTGGTGGAAACGGCGCGACCCGCATCCGGCACGCATTGAAGGTGCGGCATGA
- a CDS encoding SDR family oxidoreductase — protein sequence MSDAMANSGVLITGAAGFIGGALLLELARGDGSVTALDLREVPLQERLDGVAYEHGDIRDPALKEVIARVKPRTVVHLASVVAVGGDDRRDYEIDVLGTRNVLEACLAAGVGHLIVTSSGAVYGYHADNPVPLRETDPLRGNEDFPYARNKREVEEMLARWRSDHPQLRQTVFRPCTVLGPTTNNQITALFERPVVTGLSGTATPFSLIADSDVVAALAQAVRTGKGGIYNLAGDGTLSLREIARLNGKPFVPIPPAVMKGVLWLLHALGLTKLTPQNVKFIQYRPVLDNTRLKSEFGYSPALDARAVFERYRDERPEPMS from the coding sequence ATGAGCGACGCGATGGCGAATAGCGGCGTGCTGATCACCGGCGCGGCAGGCTTCATCGGCGGTGCGCTGTTGCTCGAACTGGCGCGCGGTGACGGGTCGGTGACGGCGCTCGATCTGCGCGAGGTGCCGTTGCAAGAGCGCCTCGACGGCGTTGCCTATGAGCACGGCGACATTCGCGATCCCGCGTTGAAGGAGGTCATCGCCCGCGTGAAGCCGCGCACCGTGGTGCATCTCGCCTCGGTCGTTGCCGTCGGAGGCGACGACCGGCGCGACTACGAGATCGATGTGTTGGGCACCCGCAATGTGCTGGAAGCCTGTCTCGCGGCTGGTGTTGGCCACCTCATCGTCACCTCGAGCGGCGCGGTCTATGGCTATCACGCCGACAATCCCGTGCCGCTGCGCGAGACCGATCCGCTGCGCGGCAACGAGGATTTCCCTTATGCGCGCAACAAGCGCGAGGTCGAGGAGATGCTGGCGCGTTGGCGTAGCGATCATCCGCAATTGCGGCAGACCGTGTTCCGCCCCTGCACGGTGCTGGGGCCGACCACGAACAACCAGATCACCGCCCTGTTCGAGCGCCCCGTCGTGACTGGCCTGAGCGGCACCGCAACGCCGTTCTCGCTGATCGCCGATTCCGATGTGGTCGCGGCGCTGGCGCAGGCTGTGCGCACCGGCAAGGGCGGCATCTATAATCTCGCCGGCGATGGCACACTCAGCCTGCGCGAGATCGCCCGGCTGAACGGCAAGCCGTTCGTTCCGATTCCGCCCGCGGTGATGAAGGGCGTGCTGTGGTTGCTGCATGCGCTCGGCCTCACGAAGTTGACGCCGCAGAACGTGAAATTCATCCAGTATCGCCCGGTGCTCGATAATACGCGCCTCAAATCCGAGTTCGGATATTCGCCCGCGCTTGATGCGCGCGCCGTGTTCGAACGCTATCGCGACGAGCGCCCGGAGCCGATGTCATGA
- a CDS encoding flavin-containing monooxygenase encodes MTFLVIGAGPAGLAAMQSLKAAGHAVEAVEQNADVGGQWLYGAAPSAVYASTHLISSKRTTAFADFPMPEDWPAYPGHRQVLDYLQSFARHFDLYPLIRFNTGVRSLTRQGSGWHAAFSDGKSADYAGVIIANGHLTDPLITKTSGTFDGRLMHAKDYKTADIFAGQRVLVVGMGNTGCDIVVDAVHRAEKVLWSVRGGNHFVPKFLAGKPADEGNHKPKRFIIPKNLRSRLHEPILRFIVGAPERFGLPKPQHRLYDRTPIVNSLVLQHLGQGDVGLRKPVREFNGKLVVFADGRCDEVDLVLLATGYRITFPFLGDLRALDWQDAIGAPRLFMNMFPSEDNGLYVAGLLEGAGVGWEGRALQARVIAAYLAAKAERPDAAVAWRREIAQWFARPPGSDGGEHGLFVDFLTYKRDLQRALARLS; translated from the coding sequence ATGACTTTCCTTGTCATCGGCGCCGGTCCCGCAGGTCTTGCCGCAATGCAGAGCCTGAAGGCCGCTGGCCATGCTGTGGAAGCCGTCGAGCAGAACGCCGATGTCGGCGGGCAGTGGCTGTATGGCGCGGCGCCGAGCGCAGTCTACGCCTCGACGCACCTGATCTCGTCGAAGCGCACCACGGCCTTCGCGGATTTCCCGATGCCGGAGGACTGGCCGGCTTATCCGGGCCATCGCCAGGTGCTGGATTATCTGCAGAGCTTTGCCCGGCATTTCGATCTCTATCCGCTGATCCGCTTCAACACCGGCGTTCGCAGCCTGACACGGCAGGGAAGTGGATGGCACGCTGCTTTCAGCGACGGCAAGTCGGCAGACTATGCCGGCGTCATTATCGCGAACGGTCATCTCACCGATCCCCTGATCACCAAAACGTCAGGCACCTTTGATGGCCGACTAATGCACGCCAAGGACTACAAGACCGCCGATATTTTCGCCGGCCAGCGCGTGCTGGTGGTGGGCATGGGCAATACCGGCTGCGACATTGTCGTCGATGCGGTCCATCGCGCGGAGAAGGTGTTGTGGAGCGTGCGCGGCGGCAATCATTTCGTGCCGAAATTCCTTGCCGGCAAGCCGGCGGATGAAGGTAACCACAAGCCGAAGCGCTTCATCATTCCGAAGAACCTGCGCTCAAGGCTGCACGAGCCGATCCTGCGCTTCATTGTCGGCGCGCCGGAGCGCTTCGGTCTGCCGAAGCCACAGCACCGCCTCTATGACCGCACGCCGATCGTCAATTCGTTGGTGTTGCAGCATCTTGGCCAGGGCGATGTCGGCTTGCGCAAGCCGGTCCGCGAATTCAACGGCAAGTTGGTCGTGTTTGCCGATGGCCGCTGCGACGAGGTCGATCTGGTGTTGCTTGCGACCGGTTACCGGATCACGTTTCCGTTCCTCGGCGATCTCCGTGCACTCGATTGGCAGGACGCGATCGGTGCGCCCAGGCTGTTCATGAACATGTTTCCGTCCGAGGATAACGGCCTGTATGTGGCCGGGCTGCTGGAAGGCGCCGGCGTGGGCTGGGAAGGGCGTGCATTGCAGGCCCGTGTGATCGCAGCCTATCTCGCGGCCAAGGCTGAGCGGCCGGACGCGGCGGTAGCATGGCGGCGCGAGATCGCGCAGTGGTTCGCGCGACCGCCGGGTAGCGACGGCGGCGAACACGGACTGTTTGTCGATTTCCTCACCTACAAGCGCGACCTGCAGCGTGCGCTGGCCCGGTTGAGTTGA
- a CDS encoding dienelactone hydrolase family protein produces the protein MGTSISFKRPDGKEAKGYLANAQAGNAPGVVVIQEWWGLQEQIKGLADRLALAGFDALAPDLYNGVVVPYHDTDAAGKEMNSLDFMDATTQTVRGAAQYLSRNGAKVGLTGFCLGGAVTIIGSCKIPELKAAVAFYGIPPEQAAKPADVQVPLQGHFANRDDWCTPAVVDAFENGLKAAGKSAEFFRYDADHAFVNEQRVSVHDREAAELAWGRATAFFKKHLG, from the coding sequence ATGGGAACATCGATCAGCTTCAAGCGCCCCGACGGCAAGGAAGCCAAAGGCTATCTCGCCAATGCCCAGGCCGGCAACGCGCCGGGTGTTGTCGTGATCCAGGAATGGTGGGGTCTTCAAGAGCAGATCAAGGGCCTGGCCGATCGTCTCGCGCTGGCCGGCTTCGATGCGCTGGCGCCGGATCTCTATAACGGCGTGGTCGTGCCCTATCACGACACGGACGCTGCCGGCAAAGAGATGAACTCGCTGGATTTCATGGATGCCACGACGCAGACCGTGCGCGGAGCCGCGCAATATCTGTCGCGTAATGGCGCCAAAGTTGGTCTCACCGGTTTCTGCCTTGGCGGCGCCGTGACCATCATCGGTTCGTGCAAGATTCCCGAACTCAAGGCCGCCGTGGCGTTCTACGGCATTCCGCCGGAGCAGGCCGCCAAGCCCGCCGATGTGCAGGTGCCGCTGCAGGGCCATTTCGCCAATCGTGATGACTGGTGCACACCTGCGGTGGTCGATGCGTTCGAGAACGGCCTGAAGGCTGCCGGCAAGTCCGCCGAATTCTTCCGCTATGATGCCGACCACGCGTTCGTCAACGAACAGCGCGTCAGCGTACATGATCGCGAAGCCGCCGAACTCGCCTGGGGCCGGGCCACGGCGTTCTTCAAGAAGCATCTGGGATAA
- a CDS encoding GNAT family N-acetyltransferase translates to MPMASDYTISDLRQQADFFDAVADRIWQAWWKRHGVPEAYIVERLRENMQGTDLPIALVAHRGPDFLGTASLLVSDLDERPQYTPWVAAVWTEPDARKQGVAPSLIERACLEAFSRGHARVYLCAAPPRRAWYESIGWTPIEDGVGALKLTVFVRERPEAV, encoded by the coding sequence ATGCCAATGGCATCCGACTACACCATTTCCGATTTGCGCCAGCAGGCCGACTTCTTCGACGCCGTCGCCGATCGTATCTGGCAGGCGTGGTGGAAGCGTCATGGCGTGCCTGAGGCCTATATCGTCGAGCGGCTGCGCGAGAACATGCAGGGGACCGACCTGCCGATTGCGTTGGTGGCCCATCGTGGGCCGGACTTTCTCGGAACGGCGTCGCTGCTGGTGTCCGATCTCGACGAGCGCCCGCAATATACGCCCTGGGTGGCGGCGGTCTGGACCGAGCCCGATGCCCGCAAGCAGGGCGTCGCCCCGTCGCTCATCGAGCGGGCCTGTCTGGAGGCCTTCTCCCGCGGTCATGCCCGGGTCTATCTCTGCGCTGCCCCGCCCCGTCGGGCCTGGTACGAGAGCATCGGCTGGACCCCGATCGAGGACGGCGTCGGGGCGCTCAAGCTGACGGTATTCGTCCGGGAGCGGCCGGAGGCCGTCTAG